TTTTCTAATTCGCTATTGTGGATTTTAAaaatcttcttttccttccttttttctgCTTTTTCTCAAGCTTAGCTTAAAGAAGCCTGAGATTATAGATAATATAGTAAGACCACTTATAGCAGAACGTCAAgcttctcttgttcttcttcttcttcttgttcatctGTTCACCATTTCtagcaaaagagaaaaggagaggatCTCCTTCTTTCTTGAATGTGAAGTCTCCCCTTTGAAGTTGCTTGATCCACTCAACTCATACGCACTTGAAGTTTCTATGATTCTTATTCCTTTATTACCTTCCTTTTCTGATAAATCCCTACTCACCAGAACAGTGAAACACCTCATCTCTACATGTTCCTCTGTACCCAAGTGCTGAAATCCTATTCTTCACCTTAGTTTCTGATGAATCCTTACATTCTAAAACAGTGAAACACCCTCCTCTCTACAGATTCCTCTGTACCCAAGTGCTGAAATCCTATTCTCCACCTTAGTTTtgttccacccccccccccccccctccaaaaaaaaaaaatgcctccCTTGATTGTTCTGACAGTGTTGTTGTCTCTTCTGGTTACTTGTGCTTCTGCTGCTTCTCTGATCAGTGATGCTCTGGTCTTAGCTTCACTAAAGAAAGGTTTTGAGTTCCCCAATCCAACATTAAGCAATTGGGATATCTCAAATTCGAGTTCAGTATGCCAGTGGGCTGGAATTCGATGTGCTGAGGGCCGGGTTGTTGCTGTCGATTTAACAGACTTGAATATCTGTGGCTATGTTTCGCCATTATTTTCCAGTCTCGATCGGCTGGTTAACCTCTCTCTTGCTGGAAACAACTTCACAGGCAACATTGAGATTGTGAATTTAACGAGTCTCCGGTGGCTGAACATCTCGAACAATCAGTTCAGTGGTGGGTTAGACTGGGACTATTCTAACCTGGCAAACTTGGAGGTGTTTGATGCATATAACAACAACTTCACTGCTCCACTCCCACTTGGGATTCTGAGTTTGGAGAAAATTAAGTATCTAGACCTTGGTGGTAACTTCTTCTTTGGGGAAATCCCGCCGGGCTATGGAAATTTGGTAGAATTGGAGTACTTGTCACTTGAAGGAAACGATCTCCATTGCAGGATTCCAGGTGAGTTGGGCAATCTTACAAACTTGAAACAGCTTTATTTGGGCTATTACAATGTTTTTGAAGGAGGGATTCCTGTGGAACTTGGCAATTTGATCAACTTAGTCCATTTAGATCTCTCAAGTTGTGAATTGGATGGGAAAATTCCTCATCAGTTGGGGAATCTAAAGTCACTCGACACACTATTTCTGCATATCAATCTCTTGTCCGGTTCGATTCCGAAACAATTAGGGAACCTAACAAGTTTAGTAAATCTTGATCTTTCAAACAATGGCCTTAAAGGAGAAATCCCATTTGAGTTTGTGAATCTCAAAGAGCTTAGGCTTTTAAACCTGTTCATGAACAGGTTACATGGGTCTATCCCAGATTTTGTTGCTGACTTGCCAAATTTGGATACTCTTGCTCTATGGATGAACATTTTCACAGGAGTGATCCCTGTGAAACTTGGCCAAAATAGTAAACTTCGAGTGCTTGATCTGTCCTCGAATAAGCTCACCGGCATGATCCCTCAAGGTCTGTGTTCTTCTAATCAGCTCAAGATATTGATTCTGCTTAAGAATTTTCTCTTTGGGCCAATCCCAGAGGATTTAGGGAAATGCTGGAGCCTTGTGAGAGTAAGATTGGGGCAGAATTACTTGAATGGTAGCATTCCTGACGGCTTCATTTACTTGCCAGAGCTCAACTTAGTAGAGCTCCACAACAACTATCTGTCTGGAAGTCTACTGGAGAATAGAAACAGCAGCTCAAAGCCAGTGAAATTAGGTGAGTTGAACCTATCAAACAATCTTCTTTCAGGGTCTTTACCGTCTTCAATATCGAATTTTTCTTGCCTGCAAATCCTTCTCCTTAATGGAAACCAATTCTCTAGCCCAATTCCACCTTCAATTGGGGAACTCCATCAGATACTTAAGCTTGATCTCAGCCGAAACTCGTTTTCCGATAAAATCCCACCGGAGATCGGATATTGTTCCCAACTCACCTACATTGACCTGAGCCAAAACAACCTCTCTGGCATCATCCCACCAGAGATTTCCAATATCAGAATTCTGAATTACTTGAATTTGTCAAGAAACCACCTCAATCAGACAATACCCAAGTCAATTGGGACAATGAAGAGCCTAACTGCTGTCGACTTCTCCTTCAATGATCTCTCTGGTGAGTTACCAGAATCCGGCCAATTCGAATTCTTCAATTTCTCATCTTTTGCAGGTAATCCCCAACTCTGTGGCCCTGTCCTTAACAATCCCTGCAATTTCACCACATTTAAGATCAGACCCAGAAAAGCTCCAGGGGATTTTAAGCTAATTTTCGCTCTTGGGGTATTGATCTGCTCCCTTGTCTTTGCTACTGCTGCAATTATAAAGGCCATATCAGTCAAGAGTCGCAGTTCGTATACATGGAAGATGACTGCATTCCAGAAGGTTGGATTCACTGTCACCGACGTGGTGGCATGTATTAAGGACTATAATTTGATCGGAAGAGGAGGAGCTGGGATTGTTTACGTCGGAAAAATGCCCAACGGGGAAGAAATCGCGGTAAAGAAGCTGCTTGGATTCGGTAATAACAACCATGATCATGGATTTAGAGCTGAGATCCTCACATTAGGCAATATTCGACATAGGAATATTGTAAGATTGTTGGCTTTCTGTTCAAATTCAGAGACAAACTTGTTGGTTTATGAGTATATGAGAAATGGAAGCTTGGGAGAAGCTTTACATGGGAAGAAAGGTGGATTGTTGGGGTGGAGTTTGAGATATAAGATAGCCATTGAAGCTGCAAAGGGACTTTGTTATCTACATCATGATTGCTCTCCATTAATCGTTCACAGAGATGTTAAGTCCAACAACATTCTCTTGAATTCAAGCTTTGAAGCACATGTTGCAGATTTTGGGCTTGCCAAGTTCTTGGTGGATGGTGGTGCTTCGGAGTGCATGTCAGCAATTGCAGGTTCCTATGGCTACATTGCACCTGGTATGTACATTACTGCCTATATAGTTCACCTTTGTTCTTTGAGTTTTCcttcaaaccccccccccccaaaaaaaagggagaaagaatgccacccggtcGAGTGGTGTGTACTTGTGCTCAGACACAGCCGTGCATGAAATGATCGGTGCACCCCATGGAAAGACAGAAAGGACCAGGGATGCATCGGTCATTTCGTGCACGGCTATGTCTAGGTGCAGGCATATGCCATGCTGCGCGACCGGGTGGCATTCGACCGTGTGGCAttcattttccctttaaaaaaataaaaagatcaaGAGAACACTAACTAGTTGGGTGGCCCTTTACCAGTGTGGGGCCTATGGGAATGTACACACAAGCATCATGGGGGGATGGGATATCTACCTTTCCATGGGGATGGGGTGCTCATGTCGTGTCCACTTGTGTCTAGGTCTAGGCAAAGTGGCTACACGACTAGGTAACATCCTTTTCCccctaataaaaaaagaaaaaaaaaaagtcttgcTAGGCTGTGTGGAGTCTGCCCTAGATACAggaagggtgaaatgaccatcacgcccccatgaaataaaaaatgcatcCCTATTGGATGCCCTCGTGCATTCTTAATGGCCCATGTTGGTGCAAGGGCCATGCAGCCTGGCTGCGATCTCCTTCTCAAAAATTTTGTTGAGTGTTTTTAGTAAAAGACCCCAATTGGGAGAGGGGGGGGACCATTGACCACTGGTTGGACCATTCACATTGTTTGGCTGATCTAATTAAAGAAACTCCCTAACGGCTTGGACCGGTCAGAATGAACCTATTACATTTTTTGACAGATTTGTATTTGCATATTTCTACAACCTTTACatacttccaaaaaaaaaatttatttttcttggtgccaaaagaaattaatttatttaaagcTAAAGGCTCCAAATGGAAAGGAGGTACaagagaaaacaagaaaaggagggGACATAAGCCACCATACATTTGAGACAGAAACAAAATAGCCCATGCTTTCACAAAGTGAGCGGCTGGCTAGTTTCCATTGAAAATATAAGGGGAGGGTTTGATCATTTTGACCCTTATTGTGAGAGGGGGAGACGACCATGCAAGTGTGCATGACCGTGCATCAAACTTTTGatcaaaatataataaataaaagctaattAAGTGGGAAAATCTCAAAAATATATGCACATGCATGTAAtattcttattttatctttaaatCATTTTGATTTCTTAATGGTTATACCATCTAAATCCTATATTCAAACTGACATACTCTTCAAATTCGGGGTGTAAGTTTGATCCTGACGGCCCGAGCCCACCCTGAGTCTAAatagggcctgggttgagataccttggccatGAGGGTGGGTCTGGGTTGCGAATTTTTGACCCTGAGTCaaggccgggccgggccgggtcaGGGTTGAAGCTTCGAACTGAGTCCAGCCCtacccaacctgaccctgtcttcttcctgttcttttttctttctcttcttcttcttcccagcctgGCCAGCCCATGCGTCTCCCTTTCCTAGGTTGACCAatccatgcatctcccttcccccatgtGGTCAAGGCCAATtaggtgggtcagggttggatttttctggcagTGAGCCCAACTAAAGAGGCTccgggttgggctagggttttaaaaggcccgacccaacccaaccctgttgcaaccTACTTCGTACCAACacatattatcaaaaaaaataaaagaaaggtgaAACTGAGATTGAGAAATTCTGTGCCAGACTCGGTGGGTTCACTGAGAAATCCGAGTCTACTCTGAGTCATACATATCTGATAGACCGATTcaataacccccccccccccccccaatatatATCCCTTGTACGTAGACTGTGTCGTGTTTCGTGAAAGCGACCCACTAAGTAGGCACGCCTATTTTAAACCATTGAGATTAGGAGCTCTCCTTTACTGCGCACTAATAAACCacttattattaatattattaatatattatatataaaggcACTAAACCATATGGTCTTATACCTTAGGAATGAAtgattaaaatatattatttataagAGCTAAGGATATTCTTAGGCCTTTGTGCAGATTTTTTCGGAAATTGATGATCTCAATTCAATTAGATTCTTCTATTGGGATCAGAAATTCAGATTAATTATTATGGTTTCTTTAATTAGTTTTTCCAATACACTTTTATATGGTCCCCCACCATGACTCTCGATCTCTAccctctagggcactaatcttttattttttgaagcaCTTTTTGTGATACTCTGAAACCTaagtaaccaaaaaaaaaaaaaaaaacttaataaaatagTAGAGGTTTGAATTTCCATCCTTCCTAGGTTTAGAGGGAACAGAACATGTTAGCCATTTGAGACTCcaattatttatcaaaaaatgttaaatgaaaaaaggaaatagttttctgtccaagagtgtggccGACACCACCACTCCCATGTCTATATCTCTCtactcctcaaaacaaggggcaaaagtgtcttttcatatggggaagagagagagatagattcatgggagtgctagtgtaggccacactcccagacaaagttcttttcccctaaaaaatgtgtgtgtgtgtgtgtgtgtgtgattggTCACATCATGAGAGTGCTTAGCATGTGtcatcttctttccttcccttttgGAAAAGCCCCTATGTCCTCCTGTGTCTAGACctgggatctttatcacctccggtttgctgaccggcccagatccccagttcctctaacaaaggagggctgaaatgacctctctacccatgcccaaacaccctgcccgggtggggtccaccatccccctattagaggaactggggaactgggccggtcagcaaactggaggtgataattttccctagACCTGTGATATGTGCATGCCACTAGTGTGTGAATGGAGAGGGGGATTGTACAAGTACGCCACTAGGGTGCCTAGCATGTGTCAtcttctctcctccccttttggaaaagacctttttgccctCTTGTGCCTAGTCCTGTGATAATGCATGTCATTAGTTTATCGAAAATTGATAGCATACCCAACCTTCTCCCTAAACCAATTTATCTAAAACAAAAATCTATTGGGAATGCATATagtgaaatttaaaatgttaaTAAACCACCTTATCTCAAATTTTTATCTTATAGGGAAGCATAAATGGTAAGATGATTACTAACATTTATCTTTCTTGATGATGTAGAGTATGCCTACACCCTCAAGGTGGACGAGAAAAGTGATGTGTACAGTTTTGGAGTAGTCCTCCTGGAACTCATTACTAGTCGCCGGCCGGTTGGTGAGTTCGGAGACGGTGTGGATATTGTCCAATGGGTGAAACAATCAACAAAATGCAACAAAGAAAAAGTTATCCAAATTGTCGATCAAAGATTAACCAATGTTCCACAAGATGAAGCAATGCACCTCTTCTTCATAGCCATGTTATGCATCCAAGAGAACAGTGTTGAAAGGCCAACAATGAGAGAAGTGGTTCAAATGTTATCAGAGTTCCCACGCcataaccaaaaccaaaaccagccTTCATCTTCCATCCCCCAGTTGCAACCTAAGGAAcatgaaaaggagagagattcCTCTCAAGTTCCACCAGAACTCTTGATATAGGGAACTCTGATAGAAAGGTCTCAAAGATTAATTTTGATCAGTTATGTTGTTGCCCTTTAAAGTGGCTTGATTTTTGTTATAGCCTTGCAATGTGCAAagtcatctttttttttcttcttgcttctttttttatttttatttttgttatatttttttttaacccttcTTGTTAAAGGTCCAACTATAGGAGATTTTGTGGGTTAAAGAGATGTAGGAATAATAGGGGCACTTCTTGTTAATGGTGCCCTTAAAGATGGACATCTTGCAAGCTTACCAGGTTCATGCTTGCTCTTAATTTGTATCATaaacttttatatataattatcaCATTATTTCTGTTGGTATTTATATTATTGTATCATCTTAGAACTTAATTCAAATGTTGGTAATCAAGAACTAAAGGGTTGGCTTGTTTAATGAGGAAAGTGAAGATTATTGAGTTCATTAgaattgcttcttttttttttttttagattgaaaTCGAAGTATCAAACCCTTGTACTTTTGGGCAAGAAGTTTCCTAGTCTGGCTAGTCCACGAAAAGTTTATGGTCTTGTGAactttatttatgttctgtggaaagatgatgaagatttCGAATGCTTAGAATTGCCACATGATAAACTTTGTCTTGGCTGAATCTTGATAAGTGAGGAAAGGATCTTGAGTTCGACTAATCCATAAAATTTCAGCTCTCTCCAACTTTTGAAGATCAAGAATTTATGTGCACACACCAGATGACATTTTTTAACCCTTTGGAGGGGAGTATTGTTGGGACTTATAGAGTTATAGTCCTAGATCAGTTTGTTCATATCTTTGGTGCTCTCCTATTCTTGAGGAGCTCTATTCACCCAATGCCTGGTACCAAAGCCCATGGTTCCTTAGTTTTTCCCCTCGTGTTCTCTTTTGACATGTATGGCGATGTCTCATTCTTCTCATACATGAGGGGTGTTGGGACTCACAAAGCTAAAAACTCACATCGATTTGTTCAAGTCCTTGGTGCCTTCATATACTAGAGGAGCTCTCTCTACCTAATATGTTAAAGTTTTGGATCGGACCctctaacatggtattagagcacaTGTTTCCTTGATACTTTCATTTGTGTACCTTTTCGCATGTACTGACGTCTCATCGTCCATACGTGAGGAAGAAGTGTTGAGAGTTATAGAGTTGTAGTCTCATAGCGATTTATTCAAGTCCTTGTTATTTTACTATACTTGAGGAGCTCTATCCACCTCAcgccttaaggttttgggttgtaCTCTCTTAACAACACACCAATGGAGGAATTTGTAGGTGGGTTATCTTAGTTTTTCCATACGAAGGGCTGCGATGGTTAATCCAACTCTTGGATAGGCATAACATCCTTTTGATTACTACATGCGCGAAATCTTGTAGGGCATTCCAACCAAATAATGGATTTTCTCtcattttgttttaaattataAAGTTCTAAATAATAAAAGGCGAAACATTTTCTTCGTCATTGGAGAAAGAATCCCCTTACCATTTGTGATGAGACCATGTGATGAGACTCTTATCCCATCACAAACTCCCATCCTCTATTATTTGGGATCAAAACTATCCTCCCCTTGGGCATCCAGTGGTACAAAGAAACCCATGATGAAGGAATTCCTCGTTCACCCatggtgggtgaagggaaaatGATAGATAGTGAATTGCTATCGAATTTCAATTTCGGACCCATTGTGGAGTGCtgaccaaaaattaacatgtgCAGATATTGCTTCTATACTAACTCCAACCAATGAGTTAAGGCCTATATTAACAACCTATCTACAAAGTGGAGGCACCTGCACTAAGGTATTATGTGGCAGATAAAGTTTCCCAACCGGAGACCTCTCTAGGTTTGCTCACCTAGAGAATAACCACTTTTTCatgagttcagatctgctacccacatggggatgggtggggatagatctgaaccctccatgggggtgtgggatcCAAGCCCCATTGATAGGTCAGAtttgtccccacccgtccccatgtgggtagctgatctggattcctttttcatcttctttttatttctatttctttatttgattAGTAAGAAATCTTTGTGGATATTAGAATAgagtccggatcagctaccaCGTGGGCAAAGATTttcatcttctaaaggaagggGGAGTGGGGGGGATAGGTAGAATTATTTTATCTCAAACTATAGGGGTGGTGTACAACAATAGGACCAGTAAAGATGACATGGTAATAGGGATGAACATTGGGAGGGTTGGTGTAGATGCCTCATTTTATCGTTTTAAGATTGTACATATcgatataattttttatatatttttcaatccattttttttccttcttcattttttttttttttttttttttttggtgaagtgTTTAGTCACTCGATTAGGATAATTTCATACAACTTTggttcatttttctttcttttaacatCTTTATGGCCAATCATGCATTActagtattttttaaattatgtaAACTTTTAAAGAGAAAGGGTTCCCAAAGACTCAAAGAGTCCAGTGTGGGGAAAATCTCTCATGCCACACCAATGGTTGCTAGGTGAATGATATAATCCACATGAGACCCACATGATCAATATATTAtagagaaaataattaaaacccCATGTGAGAGGGAAATAGTACATTAATGTTTTTTAATTACGTGGATTATACCCTGAACCCCTTCCCAAGTTTGCAATATGTTGGTCTTAGACTCTAATCTATGTGACGAATCTAAATATCAAAATTCTGAGGACAGGAATAAGGCTTTTTCTCAggccacccaaaaaaaaaaaataaaaataaaattcactGTTCTCACAGTTGAGCCAACCCTAATTTTAGGAGCAAACTCaccccaaacccaacccaaacttGAGTTTGAGCTGTCCAGCCCGAACCACACACTACAAATGAAATTATTTTGTTACACAAAGGCATCAACCAGAGCCTAACAAAGCTCCACCTtgctttctaattttgtaatcCAAGCCCACCATGAGCCCATAACTTCAATTAAAGCCGAGTAGAAGAGGTCGACATAGAAACCCTTGTGTTTGGAGCCTAATGCGGGAGTCCCATTATTTTACCATCGTTTTGCCTATTTAAATTAGCAATGCTTGTGTTGTATTTGTATTTACTCTTATATTGTGGAAAAATTAAACCTTAAATAGACAAATGTGTCAACTTATTCATTAAGGATACATGCACTACACTAacggattaaaatcctctgcagtgtgGGCATTGGCGGTGGACTGTAGTGCGGCCCTaagagctcgacatgtggaagaagcttcatccaatggtgcaAGCTCAATGtaatgtaatttttttgttttttctttcttcttgagctcgACACTGTTGGATGTCgtatcttccacgtgtcgagctctcaggcccgCACTGTAGTGCACAGCCAGATTATTGGGTATGGAAAACTAACACCGTCAAAATCCTAATCTGTCAAACACATTTAATTAGGGAAGCTCGACTGTGGATTAGACATAAAACTGTGATAAAATATtctaaatataattatttaaataataataataataacactAATCATTTATAAACACTTTAGAAAATTGGCACCAAGCTTGGAATTTTGTCCAAGGATAGTCAACAAATTCTTACTTGATATTCTCCTTGTTTGGGAAGTGGATCATCATTAGTCCCTAGTTGCAAATAGTTTAAAGGTATAAAATGATGAGAATTAATATCAATTAAACTATTCAAATCGGGTTTGATGAACACACATATCCAATAACTTTATCTTTACAATATTATGGTAACCCTTTCCCACATGCCCTTAAAAATATCAATAAGGAAATAGCAGCCTTATGGTAGATTTGAAAATGCCCATATTTTTAATTTACACGATTGCTAATTTTAGACCAATCTAGTTTCTCCATATGTGTaatagtttaaaattttcataaaaatataTTCTTTGTTGAATTGTTTCAATTGTTGGGAAGAATTTGAAATGGTATCCTATTTGCTTGAGATGAACTaataaatttgacatgtgacctaTCCAGGGAGCTTTCCATCTATCCAATGGTAAAACTGCCACATCATCCTCACCATGTGGCAAAGAAAGTAATTGAGCATATTCCTAAGTATTCTATATCCATCTCCAACAGACTTTCTATCCTTTCCTATGATTTGCACTAATGAAAGACTGCTATATTTAGATGtcaagaaagaaatgaaaaaaaattcattcaaataaaaaaaaattgattttgaaGAGTAAGATAGACACATTAACTAATCATTGCagcatcatgatttttgtcttattattttcatttttatttttattttttttctgtcttttctgttcttggcatccaaacatatcCTTGTGATTTACAAGTACTTGCATTAGTTGGTCCTTCGTGGTATTATTAAGTTTCCCTAACTATGcttttttatttatatgatgtttaATAATTATGATACCCCTTTGTATaatatgcattttttttgtCTAATGTAGTAATATTTGTGAttataaaacaaacaaaacgtattaaatattaaaaaaatgttttaaatTTGGCATGTTCATGAGTTATATGGAAAAATGGTATGGTTAATATAATAAATCAGTTTGATGTAGCCAGTCCATCCGCTGATAGATAAAAGTATTCTTTGAATTgtttacatgtcaaattttatgaCCTATCTCAATCTTCTAAATTTTTATGtcgttttatttcttttgtcatAAAAGAGGACCGATGTGGTAACCCTAATGGTCGGATAA
The nucleotide sequence above comes from Telopea speciosissima isolate NSW1024214 ecotype Mountain lineage chromosome 3, Tspe_v1, whole genome shotgun sequence. Encoded proteins:
- the LOC122655667 gene encoding leucine-rich repeat receptor-like serine/threonine-protein kinase BAM1, whose translation is MPPLIVLTVLLSLLVTCASAASLISDALVLASLKKGFEFPNPTLSNWDISNSSSVCQWAGIRCAEGRVVAVDLTDLNICGYVSPLFSSLDRLVNLSLAGNNFTGNIEIVNLTSLRWLNISNNQFSGGLDWDYSNLANLEVFDAYNNNFTAPLPLGILSLEKIKYLDLGGNFFFGEIPPGYGNLVELEYLSLEGNDLHCRIPGELGNLTNLKQLYLGYYNVFEGGIPVELGNLINLVHLDLSSCELDGKIPHQLGNLKSLDTLFLHINLLSGSIPKQLGNLTSLVNLDLSNNGLKGEIPFEFVNLKELRLLNLFMNRLHGSIPDFVADLPNLDTLALWMNIFTGVIPVKLGQNSKLRVLDLSSNKLTGMIPQGLCSSNQLKILILLKNFLFGPIPEDLGKCWSLVRVRLGQNYLNGSIPDGFIYLPELNLVELHNNYLSGSLLENRNSSSKPVKLGELNLSNNLLSGSLPSSISNFSCLQILLLNGNQFSSPIPPSIGELHQILKLDLSRNSFSDKIPPEIGYCSQLTYIDLSQNNLSGIIPPEISNIRILNYLNLSRNHLNQTIPKSIGTMKSLTAVDFSFNDLSGELPESGQFEFFNFSSFAGNPQLCGPVLNNPCNFTTFKIRPRKAPGDFKLIFALGVLICSLVFATAAIIKAISVKSRSSYTWKMTAFQKVGFTVTDVVACIKDYNLIGRGGAGIVYVGKMPNGEEIAVKKLLGFGNNNHDHGFRAEILTLGNIRHRNIVRLLAFCSNSETNLLVYEYMRNGSLGEALHGKKGGLLGWSLRYKIAIEAAKGLCYLHHDCSPLIVHRDVKSNNILLNSSFEAHVADFGLAKFLVDGGASECMSAIAGSYGYIAPEYAYTLKVDEKSDVYSFGVVLLELITSRRPVGEFGDGVDIVQWVKQSTKCNKEKVIQIVDQRLTNVPQDEAMHLFFIAMLCIQENSVERPTMREVVQMLSEFPRHNQNQNQPSSSIPQLQPKEHEKERDSSQVPPELLI